Part of the Anomaloglossus baeobatrachus isolate aAnoBae1 chromosome 1, aAnoBae1.hap1, whole genome shotgun sequence genome, accgagccatcacacagcagacttcccaaactaagctctgctacatcagcacaccgagccatcacacagcagacttcccaaactcagctctgctacatcagcataccgagccatcacacagcggacttcccaaactcagctctgctacatcagcacaccaagccatcacacagcagacttcccaaactcagctctgctacatcagcaccgagccatcacacagcagacttcccaaactcacctctgctacatcagcacaccgagccatcacacagcggacttcccaaactcagctctgctacatcagcacaccAAGCCATCACACAGCAAACTTTCcaaactcagctctactacatcagcatagcgagccatcacacagcagactttccaaacacagctctgctacatcagcacaccAAGCCATCACACAGCGGACttcccaaactcagctctgctacatcagcaccgagccatcacacagcagactttccaaactcagctctgctacatcagcacaccgagccatcacacagcagactttccaaacacagctctgctacatcagcacaccgagccatcacacagcggacttcccaaactcagctctgctacatcagcacaccgagccatcacacagcagacttcccaaactcagctctgctacatcagcacaccgagccatcacacagcggacttcccaaactcagctctgctacatcagcacaccgagccatcacacagcagacttcccaaactcagctctgctacatcagcagcgagccatcacacagcagacttcccaaactcagctctgctacatcagcacaccAAGCCATCACACAGCGGACTTCCCAaactcacctctgctacatcagcaccgagccatcacacagcagacttcccaaactcagctctgctacatcagcacaccAAGCCATCACACAGCGGACTTCCCAaactcacctctgctacatcagcaccgagccatcacacagcagacttcccaaactcagctctgctacatcagcacaccAAGCCATCACACAGCGGACTTCCCAaactcacctctgctacatcagcaccGAGCCATCACACAGCGGACTTCCCAaactcacctctgctacatcagcaccgagccatcacacagcagacttcccaaactcagctctactacatcagcaccgagccatcacacagcagacttcccaaactaagctctgctacatcaccacaccgagccatcacacagcagacttcccaaactcagctctactacatcagcacCAAGCCATCATACAGCAAACTTTCCAaactcacctctgctacatcagcaccgagccatcacacagcagacttcccaaactcagctctgctgcatcagcacACCAAGCCATCACACAGCGGACTtcccaaacacagctctgctacatcagcatagCGAGCCGTCACACAGCGGACttcccaaactcagctctgctacatcagcacacgagccatcacacagcagactttccaaactcagctctactacatcagcacaccgagccatcacacagcagacttcccaaactcagctctactacatcagcacaccgagccatcacacagcagactttccaaactcagctctgctacatcagcaccgagccatcacacagcagactttccaaactcagctctgctacatcagcaccgagccatcacacagcagactttccaaactcagctctgctacatcagcacacgagccatcacacagcagactttccaaactcagctctgctacatcagcaccgagccatcacacagcagacttcccaaactcagctctgctacatcagcacacgagccatcacacagcagactttccaaactcagctctgctacatcagcaccgagccatcacacagcagactttccaaactcagctctgctacatcagcacacgagccatcacacagcagactttccaaactcagctctgctacatcagcaccgagccatcacacagcagacttcccaaactcagctctgctacatcagcacacgAGCCATCACACAGCAAACTTTCCAaactaagctctgctacatcagcacaccgagccatcacacagcagacttcccaaactcagctctgctacatcagcaccgagccatcacacagcggacttcccaaactcagctctactacatcagcacaccgagccatcacacagcagacttcccaaactcagctctgctacatcagcacaccGAGCCATCACACAGCAAACTttccaaactcagctctgctacatcagcacacgAGCCATCACACAGCAAACTttccaaactcagctctgctacatcagcacaccgagccatcacacagcagacttcccaaactaagctctgctacatcagcacaccgagccatcacacagcggacttcccaaactcagctctgctacatcagcacaccaagccatcacacagcagacttcccaaactcagctctgctacatcagcaccgagccatcacacagcagacttcccaaactcacctctgctacatcagcacaccgagccatcacacagcagacttcccaaactcagctctgctacatcagcacaccgagccatcacacagcggacttcccaaactcagctctgctacatcagcacaccAAGCCATCACACAGCAAACTTTCcaaactcagctctactacatcagcatagcgagccatcacacagcagactttccaaacacagctctgctacatcagcacaccAAGCCATCACACAGCGGACttcccaaactcagctctgctacatcagcaccgagccatcacacagcagactttccaaactcagctctgctacatcagcacaccgagccatcacacagcagactttccaaacacagctctgctacatcagcacaccgagccatcacacagcggacttcccaaactcagctctgctacatcagcacaccgagccatcacacagcagacttcccaaactcagctctgctacatcagcacaccgagccatcacacagcggacttcccaaactcagctctgctacatcagcacacgAGCCACCACACAGCGGACTTCCcaaactcagctctactacatcagcacaccgagccatcacacagcagacttcccaaactcagctctgctacatcagcaccgAGCCATCACATAGCAGACttcccaaactcagctctgctacatcagcacaccAAGCCATCACACAGCGGACTTCCCAaactcacctctgctacatcagcaccgagccatcacacagcagacttcccaaactcagctctgctacatcagcacaccAAGCCATCACACAGCGGACTTCCCAaactcacctctgctacatcagcaccgagccatcacacagcagacttcccaaactcagctctgctacatcagcaccgAGCCATCACAAAGCGGACTTCCcaaactcagctctactacatcagcacACCAAGCCATCACACAGCGGACTTCCCAaactcacctctgctacatcagcaccGAGCCATCACACAGCGGACTTCCCAaactcacctctgctacatcagcaccgagccatcacacagcagacttcccaaactcagctctactacatcagcaccgagccatcacacagcggacttcccaaactcagctctactacatcagcacCAAGCCATCATACAGCAGACttcccaaactcagctctgctgcatcaacacaccgagccatcacacagcagactctccaaactcagctctactacatcagcacACCAAGCCATCACACAGCGGACTtcccaaacacagctctgctacatcagcacacgAGCCGTCACACAGCGGACttcccaaactcagctctgctacatcagcacacgagccatcacacagcagactttccaaactcagctctactacatcagcacCGAGCCATCACACAGCAAACTTTCcaaactcagctctactacatcagcacaccgagccatcacacagcagacttcccaaactcagctctgctgcatcagcacaccaagccatcacacagcagactttccaaactcagctctactacatcagcacACCAAGCCATCACACAGCGGACTtcccaaacacagctctgctacatcagcatagCGAGCCGTCACACAGCGGACTTCCaaaactcagctctactacatcagcacACGAGCCATCACACAGCGGACTtcccaaacacagctctgctacatcagcatagCGAGCCGTCACACAGCAGACttcccaaactcagctctgctgcatcaacaCACCGAGCCATCACACAGCGGACTCTCCAAACTCAGCTCTTCTGCATTTAATAAAGAAAGCATTATTCAGTATTtatcaaattcagctctgctacaagtaGCAAAATCAGATTCTGGGTGTTAGATACTTGTGTATAATAGAAAAATCTACAGTTCAACATATACATGACAACTATACGACAGAAAGTACAACTGCCACACCGGCATACGTAGGGGAGAGGAGTTTGCCACATGGCACAACCTATCCTGTGATGTTACACGGGACTGCCTGTCAGTAACATTATACTAGTATCACCATTATAAAGCAAAAAAAGGTACAACACATGATATGAATATAGAGAAAATCACAACAGGGAGcagtatataaatacacacacaaaatACCTCTCCATGTGTGTATATGAGCTCTTGGACTCAgacatgagtatatatatatatatgtgagcacATGTTGCTGTGTATGTATTCTGCTATGTGTATAATTATATTAATTTTTGTGTCAATAAATGAAAGTGTTATTCCATTTATATAGAGGAGTTTAAGATTCCTTTTACGTATAGATGAATATATAAATGTCGGGGTGTATAGATGACTGTATGGACACTGAGGTGTATAGATAAATATATGGACTCTGGggtgtatagatgagtgtatgGACGCTGTGGTGTATAGATGAGTGTATAGACCCTGGGGTGTATAGATGAGTATATGGACCCTGGGTTGTATAGATGAATGTATGAACCATGGTGTGTATAGATGAGTGTATGGACCCTGGggtgtatagatgagtgtatggaccctggggtgtatagatgagtgtatgaaCCCTGGCATGTATAGATGAGTGTATAGACCCTGGGGTGTATAGATGAATGTATGAACCCATGAACCCTGGCGTGTATAGATGAGTGTATGGACGCTGTggtgtatagatgagtgtatggaccctggggtgtatagatgagtgtatgGACCCTGGGTTGTATAGATGAGTATATGGACCCTGGGTtgtatagatgagtgtatgaaccctggggtgtatAGATGAATGTATGAACCATGGTGTGTATAGATGAGTGTATGGACCCTGGggtgtatagatgagtgtatgaaCCCTGGCATGTATAGATGAGTGTATAGACCCTGGGGTGTATAGATGAATGTATGAACCCTGGCgtgtatagatgagtgtatgaaccctggggtgtatagatgagtgtatgaTCCCTGGGGTGCATAGATGAgtgtatgaaccctggggtgtatagatgagtgtatgaaccctggcgtgtatagatgagtgtatgactcctggggtgtatagatgagtgtatgactcctggggtgtatagatgagtgtatgaaccctggggtgtatagatgagtgtatgaaccctggggtgtatagatgagtgtatgaaccctggggtgtatagatgagtgtatgactcctggggtgtatagatgagtgtatgaCTCCTGCggtgtatagatgagtgtatgaaccctggggtgtatagatgagtgtatgaaCCCTGGGATGTATAAATGAGTGTATGACTCTTGGGGTGCATAGATGAGTATATGGACCCTGGGTTGCATAGATGAGTATATGGACCCTGGGTtgtatagatgagtgtatgaaccctggggtgtatAGATGAATGTATGAACCATGGTGTGTATAGATGAGTGTATGGACCCTGGggtgtatagatgagtgtatgaaCCCTGGCGTGTATAGATGAGTGTATAGACCCTGGGGTGTATAGATGAATGTATGAACCCTGGCgtgtatagatgagtgtatgaaccctggcgtgtatagatgagtgtatgactcctggggtgtatagatgagtgtatgactcctggggtgtatagatgagtgtatgaaccctggggtgtatagatgagtgtatgaaccctggggtgtatagatgagtgtatgaaccctggggtgtatagatgagtgtatgactcctggggtgtatagatgagtgtatgaCTCCTGCggtgtatagatgagtgtatgaaccctggggtgtatagatgagtgtatgaaCCCTGGGATGTATAAATGAGTGTATGACTCTTGGGGTGCATAGATGAGTGTATGGACCCTGAGGTGCATAGATGAGTGTATGGACGCTGTGGTGTATAGATGAAtgtatgaaccctggggtgtatagatgagtgtatgaCTCTTGGGGTGAATAGATGACTGTATGAATCCTGGggtgtatagatgagtgtatgaCCCCTGGGGTGTGTAGATGAgtgtatgaaccctggggtgtacagatgagtgtatgaaccctggggtgtacagatgagtgtatgaaccctggggtgtatagatgagtgtatgaCTCTTGGGGTGTATAGATGAATGTATAAACCCTGGGGTGTATAGAGGAGTGTATAAACCCTGGggtgtatagatgagtgtatgaaccctggggtgtatagatgagtgtatgaCTCTTGGGGTGTATAGATGAAtgtatgaaccctggggtgtatagatgagtgtatgaCCCCTGGGGTGTGTAGATGAAtgtatgaaccctggggtgtatagatgagtgtatgaaccctggggtgtatagatgagtgtatgGACGCTGTGGTGTATAGATGAAtgtatgaaccctggggtgtatagatgagtgtatgaaccctggggtgtatagatgagtgtatgaaccctggggtgtatagatgagtgtatgaaccctggggtgtatagatgagtgtatgactcttggggtgtatagatgagtgtatgaaTCCTGGGGTGCATAGATGAGTGTATGAACCCTGAGGTGTATAGATGAAtgtatgaaccctggggtgtatagaggagtgtatgaaccctggggtgtatAGAGGAGTGTATGAACCCTGAggtgtatagatgagtgtatgGACCCTGAGAAGTATAGATGAGTGTATGACTCTTGGGGTGCATACATGAGTGTATGACCCCTGGGGTGCATACATGAGTGTATGACCCCTGGGGTGCATAGATGAGTGTATGACTCCTGGGGTGCATAGATGAgtgtatgaaccctggggtgtatagatgagtgtatgaaccctggggtgtatagatgagtgtatgactcttggggtgtatagatgagtgtatgaCTCCTGTGGTGTATAGATGAATGTATGGACCCTGAggtgtatagatgagtgtatgGTCCCTGAGGTGTGTAGATGAAGGTATGGATACCGAGGTGTATAGATGAATGTATGACTCCTGGggtgtatagatgagtgtatgaaccctggggtgtatagatgagtgtatgaaccctggcgtgtatagatgagtgtatgaaCCCTGGCGTGTATAGATCAGTGTATGAACCCTGGGGTGCATAGATGAgtgtatgaaccctggggtgtatagatgagtgtatgaaCCCTGAGGTGTATAGATGAGTGGATGGACCCTTGGATGTATAGATGAGTGTATGACTCTTGGGGTGCATAGATGAGTGTATGACTCCTGGGGTGCATAGATGAGTGTATGAACCCTGGGGTGCATAGATGAgtgtatgaaccctggggtgtatagatgagtgtatgaCCCCTGGGGTGCATAGATGAGTGTATGACTCCTGGGGTGCATAGATGAGTGTATGAACCCTGGGGTGCATAGATGAgtgtatgaaccctggggtgtatagatgagtgtatgaaccctggggtgtatagatgagtgtatgactcctggggtgtatagatgagtgtatgaCTCCTGGGATGTATAGATGAGTGTATGACTCCTGTGGTGTATAGATGAATGTATGGACCCTGAggtgtatagatgagtgtatgaCTCCTGTAGTGTATAGATGAGTGTATGGTCCCTGGCgtgtatagatgagtgtatgaaccctggggtgcatagatgagtgtatgaaccctggggtgcatagatgagtgtatgaaccctggggtgtatagatgaatgtatgaaccctggggtgtatagatgactgtatgaaccctggggtgtaCAGATGAGTGTATGAATCCTAGGGTCTATAGATGAGTGTATGACTCTTGGGGTGTATAGGTGAGTGTATGAACCCTGGGGGGTATAGATGAgtgtatgaaccctggggtgtatagatgagtgtatgaaccctggggtgtatagatgagtgtatgaaccttggggtgtatagatgagtgtatgaaccctggggtgtatagacgagtgtatgaaccctggggtgtatagatgagtgtatgaaccctggggtgtatagatgagtgtatgaaccctggggtgtatagatgagtgtatgaaccctggggtgtatagatgagtgtatgaaccctggggtgtatagatgagtgtatgaatcctggggtgtatagatgagtgtatgaaccctggggtgtatagatgagtgtatgaaccctggggtgtatagatgagtgtatgaaccctggggtgtatagatgagtgtatgaaccctggggggtatagatgagtgtatgaaccctggggtgtatagatgagtgtatgaaccctggggtgtatagatgagtgtatgaatcctggggtgtatagatgagtgtatgaaccctggggtgtatagatgagtgtatgaaCCCTGGGGGGTATAGATGAGTGTATGAACCCTGGGGGGTATAGATGACTGTATGAATCCTGGGGTGTATAGATGACTGTATGAATCCTGGGGTGTATAGATGACTGTATGAATCCTGGGGTGTATAGATAACTGTATGAATCCTGGGGTGAATAGATGACTGTATGAATCCTGGGGTGTATAGATGAAtgtatgaaccctggggtgtaCAGATGAGTGTATGAATCCTAGGGTCTATAGATGAGTGTATGACTCTTGGGGTGTATAGGTGAGTGTATGAACCCTGGGGGGTATAGATGAgtgtatgaaccctggggtgtatagatgagtgtatgaaccctggggtgtatagatgagtgtatgaaccttggggtgtatagatgagtgtatgaaccctggggtgtatagacgagtgtatgaaccctggggtgtatagacgagtgtatgaaccctggggtgtatagacgagtgtatgaaccctggggtgtatagacgagtgtatgaaccctggggtgtatagacgagtgtatgaaccctggggtgtatagacgagtgtatgaaccctggggtgtatagacgagtgtatgaaccctggggtgtatagatgagtgtatgaaccctggggtgtatagatgagtgtatgaaccctggggtgtatagatgagtgtatgaaccctggggtgtatagatgagtgtatgaaccctggggtgtatagatgagtgtatgaaccctggggtgtatagatgagtgtatgaaccctggggtgtatagatgagtgtatgaaccctggggtgtatagatgagtgtatgaaccctggggtgtatagatgagtgtatgaaccctggggtgtatagatgagtgtatgaaccctggggtgtatagatgagtgtatgaatcctggggtgtatagatgagtgtatgaaccctggggtgtatagatgagtgtatgaaccctggggtgtatagatgagtgtatgaaccctggggtgtatagatgagtgtatgaaccctgggggggtatagatgagtgtatgaaccctggggtgtatagatgagtgtatgaaccctggggtgtatagatgagtgtatgaatcctggggtgtatagatgagtgtatgaaccctggggtgtatagatgagtgtatgaaCCCTGGGGGGTATAGATGAGTGTATGAACCCTGGGGGGTATAGATGACTGTATGAATCCTGGGGTGTATAGATGACTGTATGAATCCTGGGGTGTATAGATGACTGTATGAATCCTGGGGTGAATAGATGACTGTATGAATCCTGGGGTGTATAGATGAAtgtatgaaccctggggtgtaCAGATGAGTGTATGAACCCTGGGGGGTATAGATGACtgtatgaaccctggggtgtaCAGATGAGTGTATGAATCCTAGGGTCTATAGATGAGTGTATGACTCTTGGGGTGCATAGATGAgtgtatgaaccctggggtgtaAATACAAGCAAAGCAATCCACTATACCAATCTTTGTAAAACACACAGTCACAGTGGCACTGCCGGTGCTCATACACTGCGGCAGGCTTCACTATACAGGGGTAGTCATGAGCCCTGGGGCTACTTACCTAGTGGCAGTACAATGAAGAAGGGCAGCCAGCACAGAATAAATACCCCCACCACTATAGCCAGTGTCTTGGCCGCTTTCTTCTCCCTGGAGAATTTGATAAGTCTGACAGATAGTGAACTCCTGAAGGTATGTCCCTTAGAcctggagctggaggtggactccccCATGACACTACTTCTGCAATGGATCCTAAGGACAACTTCCATGGATTTATTCCTTTCCCTCTTGACCCCAGCCTCTAAGCTCTTGGTGGTCCTTCTGGCAACAATGTAGACTTTGAAATACATGATAAGAATGACCAACAAGGGCAGGTAGAAGGAACAGAGAGAGGAGAACAGGGCATAGCCGGGCTCCTGAGTGATGTTGCACTGGCTGTCATCTGCTGGTGGAGGCTCCTTCCATCCCAGGAGAGGTCCAATGGAGATGACCATGGATGAAACCCACAGAATGATGAGGATGACCACAGCCTTCTTCTCAGTCATGATGGTTGGGTATTTCAGAGAGTACTTGACCCCTACATACCTGTCAATGGATATAATACATAGACTCATGATAGAGGCGGTGCAGCAGAGGACATCCACAGCTGCCCAGATGTCACAGAAGATCCTTCCAAAAACCCAAACCCCCAGCACCTCCAGGGTGGCAGAGAAAGGCAGCACTGTGGTACTGAGCAGAAGGTCAGCAATGGCCAGGTTGATGATGAAGTAATTGGTCACCGTCTGCAGCTGCCTGTTGCATGCCACCGACAGGATGACCATGATGTTGCCCACAATGGCAAACAAGATAAAAACAGCCAAGACAATGCCAACACTCAACGTCTGAAGGTCCAAGCCATCAACCAGAGAGGTCCCATTGACAGTCCCATTGCCACCTAGCAGGTGGTCCTGCTCATCTGACCGGTTCCACAAGCTTTCATTGATTAATAAAGTCATGTTAACTCAGTCTCCTCTCCATGTAAGAAGGTCTCAGACTCCTTGTAGAAGAAGAAGAAGGTTCAGGCATGGTGGCTTTACCATGACATCTCCACAAAGTCCCATCTTGGCTTGCTTTCCTTGGCACCTCATGCCCCAGCAGAGCTTCTGCCTTGCCAGGCTGAGATTCTGGAGGCACAGGAACTCATGAGAAACTTTTGCAGCCTGATGCACCTCCCATGCATGACATTGTGTCTGAAGCAGCTACTTGTCTGAATCAACAACAGCAGCAGCTCCTCCCCAGTGTGAGCCTAATGATGCTCCAAACTCCAACTGGGTGCAGGAGCCCTCCATGACCTGCTGCTTCCTAGCTGACTCCACTCTCCATGACAGCTGCTCAGGGTACTACAAGGGCTCAGCAGCTCAGAGGAGCTTTGCAAAAACTCAGATTCCATGGATAAGGAAGCCTCCCGGGGCTGGAATTCATTCACTCGTGCGGCcagctctcctcccctctcctgctACTCTCAGTCACTTGTACGGCTCTTGCATTCTGCTCGGCCGCCGCTAGAGGTCAGCAGAGAGCCTACAGATCAGAGCTGATACTTTGTATTggattttttttgtaaatatttttttttctttcctttagatACAACATCTGATCCCATTTAACCTGCTCAGATAGTGCCTTTTGTTATTGCTAGAGCTAATGTCCCTGCTAATGATATCCTGAGAAGCCCATGCTTTCCACAGTCATTAGGAATGCTTGTGTTCAGGATTTTTTCTTCTTCCCCCACCTCcaggcactttttttcccccctggCTGCTGCTATTCCAGTTCTGTATTTTGTAGATCTGCGTATTTTTGGCTATTGATCTATTTCCAAATGTTATGGgaccacaagtcccagcatgcatgCATACACAGGTTGTATGTCTGCGATTGTCGAAATTCTATGGCTGAGGATCTAAGAGCAGCCGGCAGCAACGTGCATGGATTGTGGAgacatgctgagagttgtagtcccTCCACAGTAGATACAAATGTGCCAGACTGATGCACATGTAACAAGACCTACCCAAAATAATGAGCGGATTTTACATTTACCTGCTGTCTGGCTTTCATAGGGTTAATGTCTCTGGTGCAACATTGCCTAAGGTCAATGTCATTTTCATTAGTAACCATTGTGGCCGTTATGGTAGCATTATGTCTGGGTTAAggggtgtgatggtgggatatggggggaggtgtatcatgttgtgcagattcctattttaagcttggttcactgtccattatttgtattgcttgtgtgtacattgtattgtctataggtaatcaccccctgaagttcaaggttatagcttcttgaagcgcttctatccctaggtgtggggggaggtgggcctggaatccacctactgtaaactcgctGCTTACCTGGGGtgatgaggcagtctgtttgagaacttgaagcagggagattgaacctctgagggaaaagctgcagctccccaaagagacctggatatttatcgcttattggattatattcatatttctggactcattttaccctctgtgtggtggattatgttatggaccatttgatttgcttggaataaatactaattggattatattcatatttctggactattttaccctctgtatggtggattatgttatggaccatttgatttgcttggaataaatgctctttggattgtaccgccatctctcgctctgttgattgtgtgatatgggagaaggaccccgtcacaagggGCAATGAGACTTTTATAAGGACAATGCAGCCTTCATGAGGTCCAAAAAAATCAGCAATCTAAAACATTAAAAAATTCCAAAGCTTTATTTCACATTTTTAAATTCCATGGTTTACACTCCATTAAGAGGGAAACATGACGCGTTTCGGATCCAATAGATCCTTACTTATATCTGAGTATGGATATGTGTAATATGGATATGAGTAATATGGATATGAATAGAATGGATATGAGTAGTATCGATAggagtaaggatctgttggatccgaaacgcATCATGTTTCCCTCTTAATGGAATGtgaaccatggaattttaaaatgtgaaacaaagctttggaattctttattgtttgggattgctggattttcctTGGATTTTTTTGGATTACTTCTTTCGGTGGACTCTGATCCGTGCACCCCCTTCCCTTTACTAGGAATTGCAGTcggtggtggagtggctgataagtattttttttttagccTTCATGAGGGACACCGTTGTCGGCTGGGGTTGTATCTTGAGGAGCGTGCCCCCATTTTCCGTCCTGCTTGCTGAGGACACTGCACCCCTGATTGATTGACAGTTTGGATTCCACCACACCAGGCAGCACAAGAAGTGATCCAGCCAG contains:
- the ADRA1D gene encoding alpha-1D adrenergic receptor, whose amino-acid sequence is MTLLINESLWNRSDEQDHLLGGNGTVNGTSLVDGLDLQTLSVGIVLAVFILFAIVGNIMVILSVACNRQLQTVTNYFIINLAIADLLLSTTVLPFSATLEVLGVWVFGRIFCDIWAAVDVLCCTASIMSLCIISIDRYVGVKYSLKYPTIMTEKKAVVILIILWVSSMVISIGPLLGWKEPPPADDSQCNITQEPGYALFSSLCSFYLPLLVILIMYFKVYIVARRTTKSLEAGVKRERNKSMEVVLRIHCRSSVMGESTSSSRSKGHTFRSSLSVRLIKFSREKKAAKTLAIVVGVFILCWLPFFIVLPLGSFFPSLRPSDGVFKVIFWLGYFNSCVNPIIYPCSSKEFKRAFIRLLKCRCRRKRRPLWRVYDHQWRTSMNSSRRGSDVEQATGFSSVNSSFIFNPGNHGIATRRKSMEFNGWKLISPFRNSSTQLKEKMNNLSNKIRNSSTKSNLSATYKSEVESISMAVSNDFTELEYQMYDLTDCCGFRETDI